A single Vigna radiata var. radiata cultivar VC1973A chromosome 8, Vradiata_ver6, whole genome shotgun sequence DNA region contains:
- the LOC106770346 gene encoding CRIB domain-containing protein RIC7-like: MSGGKVKGILKGFRYFTQIFESEKEQDIQIGFPTDVKHVAHIGWDGPSVNSPSWMNEFKTSPTVDVHNKGLENGAKRVAEESRRKNLRGSSDLPKASKRQSTGVTDSPSREKTSKPRTRKTSHKNKDEIAHSPRIPEYPDPFQLPPSLPSPDNNNIPKKSRRHKTKDNSGGVPSKLRTKAHSGSDPGSPAQPKSRNTHTTFDETEHDLLL, translated from the exons ATGTCCGGCGGCAAGGTCAAGGGCATTCTTAAAGGCTTTAGATACTTTACTCAAATATTTG agagtgaaaaagaacaagatattCAGATCGGATTTCCCACAGATGTAAAGCACGTGGCTCATATAGGGTGGGATGGACCCTCTGTAAATTCTCCCAGCTGG ATGAACGAGTTTAAAACTTCTCCTACTGTAGATGTCCATAATAAAGGTCTAGAAAATGGAGCGAAACGAGTTGCCGAAG AATCAAGGAGAAAAAATCTTCGAGGGTCGTCAGATTTACCAAAGGCATCTAAAAGACAGTCAACGGGTGTTACGGATTCTCCGTCACGAGAAAAGACAAGCAAACCGCGAACGAGGAAAACATCGCACAAGAACAAAGATGAGATCGCCCACTCACCCCGAATACCCGAATACCCGGATCCATTTCAACTACCTCCATCCCTACCCTCACccgataataataatattcctAAAAAGTCTCGTCGCCATAAGACAAAGGATAATTCTGGTGGCGTCCCATCCAAATTGAGAACCAAAGCCCATTCTGGTTCGGATCCTGGATCCCCGGCCCAACCCAAGTCTAGGAACACCCATACCACCTTTGATGAAACTGAACACGATCTTTTGCTCTAA
- the LOC106770347 gene encoding piriformospora indica-insensitive protein 2, whose protein sequence is MAVLSILLSLLLTTTLFSFSHQQPPLDSSEQESLYQILHSLNPTIPWRTLFPDDLCLSAPHGVVCDYPTQLNQTPHIVQLSFGYVSDETPNPPCSSNATLNFHLFNSFPYLRKLFFYNCFNNAPLSLSPSFSFPSSLQELVFINNPSFISPLASLLQNLTSLRRLILIGNAFHGQLPSQIAAFLNLEEVTLSRNNLSGEIPSSLGLLNQLKVLDLSGNKFEACLPDSLGNLSRLLKLDLSFNAFGCRIPESLRGLQSLEFLDLSFNRFGSFGVPLFLGEVPTLKEVYLNGNPLSGAIPEIWENMGGVERLGLSEMGLVGSIPVSMGVYLKNLSYLGLDNNNLDGPVPFGLLEYGGEINLENNNLSGRVRLSRRVGQKLKLKVGGNRGLCLENIMGCESGDDGGLGQLKACKKTDVPDAVVFSGASFLLCFDSLSFLVGLPTLAAVVLVFKGF, encoded by the coding sequence CCCTTCTCTTAACAACCaccctcttctctttctcccaCCAGCAACCTCCTTTGGACTCCTCCGAACAAGAATCACTCTACCAGATTCTTCACTCCCTCAACCCCACCATTCCCTGGCGCACCCTCTTCCCCGACGACCTCTGCCTCTCCGCTCCACACGGCGTCGTTTGCGACTACCCTACGCAACTCAACCAAACGCCCCACATCGTCCAACTCAGCTTCGGCTACGTTTCCGACGAAACCCCCAACCCTCCTTGCTCCTCCAATGCCACCCTCAACTTTCATCTCTTCAACTCCTTCCCCTACCTCCGCAAACTCTTCTTCTACAACTGCTTCAACAATGcccctctttctctctctccttcctTCTCTTTCCCTTCCTCCCTCCAGGAACTTGTTTTCATCAACAACCCTTCTTTCATTTCACCTCTCGCTTCTCTGCTTCAAAACCTCACCTCTCTCCGCAGACTTATTCTCATCGGAAACGCTTTTCACGGCCAGCTCCCGTCTCAGATTGCTGCCTTCCTCAACTTGGAAGAGGTTACTCTATCCAGAAACAACCTTAGCGGTGAAATTCCTTCCAGTTTGGGGCTCCTCAACCAGCTCAAAGTTCTTGATCTCAGTGGAAACAAGTTTGAAGCTTGTTTACCCGACTCGCTTGGGAATCTCTCTCGGCTTTTGAAGCTTGATTTGAGCTTCAACGCTTTTGGTTGCAGAATCCCGGAGAGTTTAAGAGGGTTGCAGAGTTTGGAGTTTTTGGATTTAAGCTTCAACCGTTTCGGCAGTTTCGGCGTGCCTTTGTTTCTGGGGGAGGTCCCAACGTTGAAGGAAGTGTATCTGAATGGGAATCCTCTCTCCGGGGCGATTCCGGAAATATGGGAAAATATGGGGGGTGTTGAAAGATTAGGGCTTTCGGAGATGGGTCTGGTGGGTAGCATCCCTGTTTCAATGGGGGtatatttgaaaaacttgtCTTATCTTGGGCTTGATAACAATAACCTTGACGGGCCTGTGCCTTTTGGGCTTTTGGAGTATGGTGGTGAGATAAACTTGGAGAACAACAATTTGAGTGGGAGAGTGAGATTGTCAAGAAGAGTAGGACAAAAGCTGAAGCTGAAGGTGGGAGGGAACAGAGGGCTATGTTTGGAGAATATAATGGGTTGTGAAAGTGGTGATGATGGTGGATTGGGTCAACTCAAAGCCTGCAAGAAAACTGATGTTCCTGATGCTGTCGTTTTCAGTGGGGCTTCTTTTCTGCTGTGCTTTGATTCCCTTTCCTTCTTGGTTGGTCTTCCTACTTTAGCTGCTGTGGTGCTTGTCTTCAAGGGATTTTGA